One part of the Glycine max cultivar Williams 82 chromosome 14, Glycine_max_v4.0, whole genome shotgun sequence genome encodes these proteins:
- the LOC100796250 gene encoding tubby-like F-box protein 5, which translates to MPFRSIVRELKEIGEGISNMYRRGGEAKHVHRHGKSHIAPECSLPPPPPPPPSSSSQSRWANLPPELLLDIIQRLEASETSWPARRALVACASVCRLWREITKDVIKTPEQCGLLTFPISLKQPGPRDSPIQCFIRRERMTSTYCLYLGLSPALSGDMSKLLLAAKKIRRATCTEFIISLVADDFSRACDTYVGKLRSNFLGTKFTILDGEPPHDSSLPLNCKLQQRVHLKQVLPNKVSAANYKVATVSYELNVLRTRGPRRMRCMMHLIPISAIQEGGNAPTPLKFTNYLNDYASTTIPDTKGKKPEVVEFDSTGTDNTPESIQRAREPLILKNKAPRWHEQLQCWCLNFKGRVTVASVKNFQLVAAAEPCQNVSAAEQEKVILQFGKIGKDIFTMDYRYPLSAFQAFAICLSSFDTKPACE; encoded by the exons ATGCCATTCAGGAGCATTGTGCGTGAGCTCAAGGAGATTGGAGAGGGCATTAGCAACATGTATAGAAGAGGAGGAGAAGCCAAGCATGTGCATCGCCATGGAAAATCTCACATTGCACCAGAATGTTCcttaccaccaccaccaccaccaccaccatcatcatcatcacagaGCCGGTGGGCTAATTTGCCACCTGAGTTGCTATTGGACATAATTCAAAGGTTGGAAGCCAGTGAAACTTCTTGGCCTGCACGTAGAGCACTTGTGGCATGTGCCTCAGTTTGTAGGTTGTGGAGAGAGATAACAAAGGATGTGATCAAGACACCAGAACAGTGTGGTTTGCTAACTTTCCCCATATCACTGAAGCAG CCTGGTCCAAGAGACTCTCCAATCCAGTGTTTTATTAGGAGAGAAAGAATGACTTCAACATATTGTTTATATCTCGGTCTGAGCCCTG CTCTTTCTGGTGATATGAGCAAACTGTTACTGGCAGCAAAGAAGATTAGACGGGCAACATGTACAGAATTTATAATATCATTGGTTGCCGATGATTTCTCTCGGGCTTGCGACACTTATGTTGGAAAGCTGAG GTCTAATTTTCTGGGCACCAAGTTTACAATCTTGGATGGGGAGCCCCCGCATGATTCTTCACTTCCACTGAATTGCAAGTTGCAGCAAAGAGTCCATCTGAAGCAGGTACTTCCTAATAAGGTTTCTGCTGCTAACTACAAAGTGGCCACAGTATCTTATGAACTCAATGTCCTCCGAACAAGAGGTCCAAGGCGAATGCGGTGTATGATGCACTTAATCCCCATATCTGcaatccaagaaggagggaatgccCCTACTCCTTTGAAGTTTACCAATTATCTTAATGATTACGCATCTACCACCATCCCAGACACAAAAGGAAAGAAACCAGAAGTTGTTGAGTTTGACTCAACTGGCACTGATAATACTCCAGAATCAATCCAGAGGGCAAGGGAaccattgattttgaaaaacaaagctCCTAGATGGCACGAACAACTGCAATGTTGGTGCTTGAATTTCAAGGGAAGGGTTACAGTGGCCTCTGTGAAGAACTTCCAGCTTGTAGCAGCTGCTGAACCATGCCAAAATGTTTCAGCTGCAGAACAAGAAAAAGTGATACTACAATTTGGAAAAATTGGGAAGGACATATTCACCATGGATTACCGATATCCCCTGTCAGCTTTCCAAGCCTTTGCAATATGCTTGAGCAGCTTTGACACAAAACCAGCTTGTGAATGA
- the LOC102669458 gene encoding proteoglycan 4: MAQRSKSFRFRIPWLSVPSESFARRTRERPKSPPHSDTSVPIHRPSKPSVIAPSELSPLSPTKTEEAPRAEPQKESPPHPTPPPSTSESIESPVKVQPKPKPLSPQPPLRPSSHADSPSQVHVAPSSPKTHLASDNGAMKVPKLVAEETTPPASSSSEQEKEKMVLSEAKPQEDELKVESPLRTITKSPETSFQPERMLTHPAGIEQQVSSVRSSSPVSKTEPATHSSSPLASKDIKTEETTPQEEKEKMAVIVPQEEKTKIKSPLKTIPKSPKTSSQPENLSTQPTRIEQRSTTPKNKSLQPEEKEKVVQETTKARGKGKDTTIGQPSEQHTMASASGTTLSSTTTTQTKDSFAKAFRGDKKHHGARETVQRKIMFATTNPIGKDTRVVSSTDEGGTKNVSSSSISPEKTASSSGEKAPPLQKGIKDDITKFVHKLTASVHPTQHMDDKQFSVITLAGDNRGATMHLGSESAKKEGSVHIHRAYKSDPEDTNEVTTDGEENTNEEDEEVGMAYVNSNIQSINNSLMFHGSITERDPGVQVTLPQKPAEPIKPDDKPNPGLETQRTQFNINRAEKSTYQPTVGRSIRGPFLEPNDKPRRHGCNFSCDKDIEDIEIL; this comes from the coding sequence ATGGCACAAAGAAGCAAGTCATTTCGTTTTAGGATCCCATGGCTATCAGTACCATCTGAATCATTCGCTCGTCGTACAAGAGAAAGACCAAAATCCCCTCCCCACTCAGACACAAGTGTGCCTATTCATAGACCATCTAAGCCTTCTGTGATAGCCCCTTCAGAGTTATCTCCTCTTAGTCCCACGAAAACTGAGGAAGCCCCAAGAGCTGAACCTCAAAAAGAGTCACCACCCCATCCAACACCTCCACCATCAACTTCAGAGAGCATTGAGTCCCCAGTGAAGGTTCAACCTAAGCCAAAACCTCTTTCTCCACAGCCTCCACTTCGACCTTCATCTCATGCAGACTCTCCATCTCAGGTTCATGTTGCACCCTCATCCCCCAAAACTCATTTGGCCTCAGATAATGGAGCCATGAAGGTGCCAAAGCTTGTTGCTGAAGAAACCACTCCTCCTGCATCATCTTCCTCTGagcaagaaaaggaaaagatggTCTTGTCTGAGGCAAAACCCCAAGAAGATGAGCTGAAGGTAGAATCACCATTGAGAACAATCACCAAGTCACCAGAAACATCTTTTCAACCCGAGAGGATGTTGACACATCCTGCAGGCATTGAACAACAAGTTTCTTCTGTGCGCTCTTCATCCCCAGTTTCAAAAACTGAACCAGCCACTCATTCATCGTCTCCTTTGGCCTCAAAGGACATCAAAACCGAAGAAACCACTCctcaagaagaaaaagagaagatggCAGTGATAGTTccacaagaagaaaaaacaaagataaagtcACCTTTGAAAACCATCCCCAAGTCACCGAAGACCTCTTCTCAACCTGAGAATCTGTCCACACAGCCTACAAGAATTGAGCAAAGATCAACAACACCAAAAAACAAGTCCCTTCAACCTGAAGAAAAGGAGAAAGTGGTGCAGGAAACCACCAAGGCACGAGGAAAAGGCAAAGACACAACCATAGGACAACCAAGTGAACAACACACCATGGCATCTGCCTCAGGAACAACattatcatcaacaaccacaacaCAGACTAAAGATTCATTCGCCAAGGCATTTCGTGGAGATAAGAAGCATCATGGAGCACGAGAAACTGTGCAGAGAAAAATAATGTTTGCCACAACCAACCCCATTGGGAAGGACACAAGAGTTGTGAGCTCAACAGATGAAGGAGGCACAAAGAATGTGTCAAGCTCAAGCATATCACCTGAAAAAACTGCTTCATCCAGTGGTGAAAAGGCTCCTCCACTACAAAAAGGCATCAAAGATGATATCACAAAGTTTGTTCACAAACTAACAGCCTCTGTGCACCCTACACAACACATGGATGACAAACAGTTTAGTGTCATAACTTTGGCTGGTGACAATAGAGGAGCCACAATGCACTTAGGTTCTGAGTCAGCTAAGAAAGAGGGTTCAGTTCACATACACCGAGCCTACAAGAGTGATCCTGAAGATACCAATGAGGTGACCACTGATGGAGAAGAAAACACtaatgaagaagatgaagaggtgGGAATGGCATATGTCAACAGCAACATACAAAGTATTAATAACTCACTCATGTTTCATGGTTCAATCACTGAAAGAGACCCTGGTGTTCAAGTGACTCTTCCTCAAAAGCCTGCTGAACCCATCAAGCCCGATGATAAGCCCAATCCCGGCTTGGAAACTCAGAGGACTCAGTTCAACATCAACCGGGCTGAGAAGTCAACATACCAGCCCACGGTTGGAAGAAGCATCAGAGGCCCTTTCCTTGAACCAAATGACAAACCTCGCCGTCACGGTTGCAACTTCAGCTGTGACAAGGATATAGAGGACATTGAGATTCTGTGA
- the LOC100801933 gene encoding pentatricopeptide repeat-containing protein At2g18940, chloroplastic produces MSWRTLASTSRHTFKRLNAILRSPSTTFPSSRASPSLFHHAPFSTTTLRSPQPTNALIDPKLLSPHNDADDDETTNEFLSRFVWIMRKKVNEAYPDSDKPAVDGMLFAIVERFVSEMEKGGIETMSSFRSADFSEDLWRTVWEVSNLVLEDMDKEIKKEKMKGFLQCEEVKEMCRFAGEVGIRGDLLRELRFKWAREKLEEHEFYEGLERLRKETQSEGNAIDVPKEEKEKVVVGLPKRRGKIRYKIYGLDLSDPKWAQVADRIHEAEQVFWPQEPKPITGKAKIVTTKILLSKEEEEEEEEEDGLQSLLAEWVELVQPSRVEWMDLLDKLKEHNPGLYFKVAEMVLTEDSFQTHVSDYSRLIDIYAKENRFDDVERMLKKLNENGLQVDASIASTLVLMYCKRGDLAHAKEAFEVLTSLGFQPDAHVYNSMITALVNNGQPKLGEKLMRDMDDRHIPITKDIYMALLRSFSQLGDAVGAERISNTMQFAGIQQGMDMETSTLLIEASALAVPCNPDQARSHFDYMIKLGHKPDDRCTASMISAYEKKNYLDNALNLLLELEKDGFEPGVATYSVLVDWLGKLQLVDEAEQLLGKIALLGEAPPFKLQVSLCDMYARAGNEKKALQSLGVLEARKDELGQAEFERILSGLIDGGFQKDAQRISQIMEAQGFDASRVKFKLSKPVSRAPSFR; encoded by the exons ATGAGCTGGAGAACCCTAGCTTCCACTTCAAGACACACTTTCAAGAGACTCAATGCAATCCTACGATCTCCTTCCACCACCTTCCCTTCTTCACGTGCCTCTCCCTCCCTCTTCCACCACGCGCCGTTCTCCACCACCACCCTCCGTTCCCCCCAACCCACCAACGCCCTCATCGACCCTAAACTCCTCTCTCCGCATAACGACGCCGACGACGACGAAACCACGAACGAGTTCCTCTCCCGATTCGTATGGATAATGCGTAAGAAGGTGAATGAAGCGTACCCTGACTCCGACAAGCCCGCTGTCGACGGCATGCTCTTCGCCATCGTCGAGAGGTTCGTTTCCGAAATGGAAAAGGGCGGCATCGAAACGATGTCGTCGTTTCGTTCGGCTGATTTCAGCGAGGATTTGTGGAGAACGGTGTGGGAGGTGAGCAATTTGGTGCTGGAGGACATGGACAAGgagataaaaaaagagaaaatgaagggcTTCTTGCAGTGTGAAGAAGTCAAGGAGATGTGCAGATTCGCCGGAGAAGTCGGCATTCGCGGCGATTTGCTCAGGGAACTTAGGTTTAAGTGGGCGCGTGAGAAGTTGGAGGAGCATGAATTCTATGAGGGTTTGGAGAGATTGAGGAAAGAGACACAAAGTGAGGGCAATGCAATTGATGTTCCtaaggaggagaaggagaaggttGTTGTTGGACTTCCCAAGAGGAGAGGGAAGATAAGGTACAAGATTTACGGGCTCGATCTCTCGGATCCCAAGTGGGCACAAGTTGCTGATAGGATCCATGAGGCAGAGCAGGTGTTTTGGCCGCAGGAGCCAAAACCGATCACTGGGAAAGCGAAAATTGTTACCACGAAGATTCTGTTgtcgaaggaggaggaggaggaggaggaggaggaggatggTTTGCAAAGCCTGTTGGCTGAGTGGGTGGAGCTTGTGCAACCTAGCAGGGTGGAATGGATGGATTTGCTCGACAAATTAAAAGAGCATAATCCTGGTTTGTACTTTAAG GTGGCTGAAATGGTATTGACTGAAGATTCTTTCCAAACACATGTATCTGACTACTCTAGGCTTATTGATATCTATGCTAAAGAGAATCGCTTTGATGATGTTGAGAGAATGTTAAAGAAGCTGAATGAAAATGGTCTACAAGTAGATGCTTCAATAGCCAGTACTTTGGTCCTCATGTACTGCAAGAGAGGTGATCTTGCCCATGCAAAAGAAGCATTTGAAGTCTTGACGAGCCTGGGCTTCCAACCAGACGCACATGTCTACAACTCAATGATCACAGCCTTGGTGAATAATGGCCAGCCTAAGTTGGGTGAGAAATTGATGAGGGACATGGATGATAGACATATTCCAATCACAAAGGACATATACATGGCATTGCTCCGTTCTTTTTCTCAACTTGGTGATGCTGTAGGAGCTGAACGAATTTCAAACACTATGCAATTTGCAGGAATCCAGCAGGGTATGGATATGGAGACATCCACCCTGCTTATTGAGGCAAGTGCACTTGCTGTTCCTTGTAACCCTGATCAGGCAAGAAGCCATTTTGACTACATGATAAAATTGGGGCATAAGCCTGATGATAGGTGCACCGCTAGCATGATTTCAGCTTATGAGAAGAAAAACTACTTGGACAATGCTTTAAATCTTCTATTGGAATTAGAGAAGGATGGGTTTGAGCCTGGGGTTGCCACTTATTCTGTTCTTGTGGACTGGTTGGGTAAGTTGCAGCTTGTTGACGAGGCAGAGCAGCTTTTAGGCAAAATAGCTCTGCTGGGCGAGGCTCCTCCCTTTAAGCTTCAAGTGAGTCTTTGTGATATGTATGCAAGGGCTGGAAATGAGAAAAAGGCCCTTCAAAGCCTAGGTGTTCTGGAAGCTAGGAAGGATGAATTAGGTCAAGCTGAGTTTGAGAGAATTTTAAGTGGCCTTATTGATGGTGGGTTTCAGAAGGATGCACAAAGAATAAGTCAGATCATGGAGGCACAGGGTTTTGATGCATCAAGGGTTAAgtttaaactttcaaaacctgTCTCAAGAGCACCGAGTTTTAGATGA
- the LOC100796783 gene encoding uncharacterized protein isoform X4 has product MMHTQVHRSICLELHRLIDRILHVILAIESARPNCMLAVQALCSLNFTLAEAKSIIKHCSKCSKLYLAITSHKILSRCQKVRNAFELYLVQIQNAVPIPLAGKISAILHDLRGTEFSLEFAEDEARKVLLSLLEKNFPDSASVQKEELEAIQIATSRLEIKSPFSLLVEKATLKKQLEEVSEENLKQKELLQYLLYLLVKHGKSNCQFQNGSHSPKHECHDQSLEHELVVDESSQ; this is encoded by the exons ATGATGCAT ACGCAGGTACATCGTTCAATATGCTTGGAGCTTCATAGACTCATTGATAGAATTTTGCATGTAATTTTAGCCATCGAATCTGCTCGACCAAATTGTATGCTAGCGGTGCAGGCATTGTGCTCATTAAATTTCACTTTGGCTGAAGCCAAGTCAATTATCAAACATTGTTCCAAGTGCAGTAAACTCTACCTG GCAATCACATCGCACAAGATACTTTCAAGATGTCAAAAAGTAAGAAATGCTTTTGAGTTGTATCTGGTTCAGATTCAAAATGCGGTTCCGATACCATTGGCTGGCAAG ATATCTGCAATACTACATGACCTTCGGGGTACAGAATTTTCCCTGGAATTTGCCGAAGACGAGGCTAGAAAAGTACTACTTTCACTGCTTGAGAAGAATTTTCCTGATTCAGCATCTGTACAAAAGGAAGAACTTGAAGCTATTCAAATTGCAACTTCTAGATTGGAGATCAAATCCCCGTTTTCTCTCTTAGTAGAGAAAGCAACTCTTAAGAAGCAACTTGAAGAAGTCAGTGAAGAAAACCTAAAGCAGAAGGAGCTTCTACAATACCTTTTGTATCTCTTGGTCAAACATGGGAAATCCAATTGTCAGTTTCAAAATGGAAGCCACTCCCCGAAACATGAATGTCATGACCAATCCTTAGAGCATGAGTTGGTTGTGGATGAATCAAGTCAATGA
- the LOC100796783 gene encoding uncharacterized protein isoform X2 has translation MQQIWRFQFQAAVKLRVSLSYQIQDQHLKWPSDNPKLFPGTVFWTKLRHSYIEIFIIQITEVKLQDGKTTAKPPMMHVHRSICLELHRLIDRILHVILAIESARPNCMLAVQALCSLNFTLAEAKSIIKHCSKCSKLYLISAILHDLRGTEFSLEFAEDEARKVLLSLLEKNFPDSASVQKEELEAIQIATSRLEIKSPFSLLVEKATLKKQLEEVSEENLKQKELLQYLLYLLVKHGKSNCQFQNGSHSPKHECHDQSLEHELVVDESSQ, from the exons ATGCAACAGATTTGGAGATTCCAATTCCAAGCTGCTGTAAAGTTAAG GGTGTCTCTCAGTTATCAAATTCAGGACCAACATCTTAAATGGCCATCTGATAATCCTAAATTGTTTCCAGGAACTGTATTTTGGACAAAACTTAGACACAGTTACATAG AAATCTTTATTATACAAATTACCGAGGTGAAACTTCAAGATGGAAAAACAACAGCAAAACCCCCTATGATGCAT GTACATCGTTCAATATGCTTGGAGCTTCATAGACTCATTGATAGAATTTTGCATGTAATTTTAGCCATCGAATCTGCTCGACCAAATTGTATGCTAGCGGTGCAGGCATTGTGCTCATTAAATTTCACTTTGGCTGAAGCCAAGTCAATTATCAAACATTGTTCCAAGTGCAGTAAACTCTACCTG ATATCTGCAATACTACATGACCTTCGGGGTACAGAATTTTCCCTGGAATTTGCCGAAGACGAGGCTAGAAAAGTACTACTTTCACTGCTTGAGAAGAATTTTCCTGATTCAGCATCTGTACAAAAGGAAGAACTTGAAGCTATTCAAATTGCAACTTCTAGATTGGAGATCAAATCCCCGTTTTCTCTCTTAGTAGAGAAAGCAACTCTTAAGAAGCAACTTGAAGAAGTCAGTGAAGAAAACCTAAAGCAGAAGGAGCTTCTACAATACCTTTTGTATCTCTTGGTCAAACATGGGAAATCCAATTGTCAGTTTCAAAATGGAAGCCACTCCCCGAAACATGAATGTCATGACCAATCCTTAGAGCATGAGTTGGTTGTGGATGAATCAAGTCAATGA
- the LOC100796783 gene encoding uncharacterized protein LOC100796783, giving the protein MSSNNATDLEIPIPSCCKVKVHRSICLELHRLIDRILHVILAIESARPNCMLAVQALCSLNFTLAEAKSIIKHCSKCSKLYLAITSHKILSRCQKVRNAFELYLVQIQNAVPIPLAGKISAILHDLRGTEFSLEFAEDEARKVLLSLLEKNFPDSASVQKEELEAIQIATSRLEIKSPFSLLVEKATLKKQLEEVSEENLKQKELLQYLLYLLVKHGKSNCQFQNGSHSPKHECHDQSLEHELVVDESSQ; this is encoded by the exons ATGTCTAGTAACAATGCAACAGATTTGGAGATTCCAATTCCAAGCTGCTGTAAAGTTAAG GTACATCGTTCAATATGCTTGGAGCTTCATAGACTCATTGATAGAATTTTGCATGTAATTTTAGCCATCGAATCTGCTCGACCAAATTGTATGCTAGCGGTGCAGGCATTGTGCTCATTAAATTTCACTTTGGCTGAAGCCAAGTCAATTATCAAACATTGTTCCAAGTGCAGTAAACTCTACCTG GCAATCACATCGCACAAGATACTTTCAAGATGTCAAAAAGTAAGAAATGCTTTTGAGTTGTATCTGGTTCAGATTCAAAATGCGGTTCCGATACCATTGGCTGGCAAG ATATCTGCAATACTACATGACCTTCGGGGTACAGAATTTTCCCTGGAATTTGCCGAAGACGAGGCTAGAAAAGTACTACTTTCACTGCTTGAGAAGAATTTTCCTGATTCAGCATCTGTACAAAAGGAAGAACTTGAAGCTATTCAAATTGCAACTTCTAGATTGGAGATCAAATCCCCGTTTTCTCTCTTAGTAGAGAAAGCAACTCTTAAGAAGCAACTTGAAGAAGTCAGTGAAGAAAACCTAAAGCAGAAGGAGCTTCTACAATACCTTTTGTATCTCTTGGTCAAACATGGGAAATCCAATTGTCAGTTTCAAAATGGAAGCCACTCCCCGAAACATGAATGTCATGACCAATCCTTAGAGCATGAGTTGGTTGTGGATGAATCAAGTCAATGA
- the LOC100796783 gene encoding uncharacterized protein isoform X1 produces MQQIWRFQFQAAVKLRVSLSYQIQDQHLKWPSDNPKLFPGTVFWTKLRHSYIEIFIIQITEVKLQDGKTTAKPPMMHVHRSICLELHRLIDRILHVILAIESARPNCMLAVQALCSLNFTLAEAKSIIKHCSKCSKLYLAITSHKILSRCQKVRNAFELYLVQIQNAVPIPLAGKISAILHDLRGTEFSLEFAEDEARKVLLSLLEKNFPDSASVQKEELEAIQIATSRLEIKSPFSLLVEKATLKKQLEEVSEENLKQKELLQYLLYLLVKHGKSNCQFQNGSHSPKHECHDQSLEHELVVDESSQ; encoded by the exons ATGCAACAGATTTGGAGATTCCAATTCCAAGCTGCTGTAAAGTTAAG GGTGTCTCTCAGTTATCAAATTCAGGACCAACATCTTAAATGGCCATCTGATAATCCTAAATTGTTTCCAGGAACTGTATTTTGGACAAAACTTAGACACAGTTACATAG AAATCTTTATTATACAAATTACCGAGGTGAAACTTCAAGATGGAAAAACAACAGCAAAACCCCCTATGATGCAT GTACATCGTTCAATATGCTTGGAGCTTCATAGACTCATTGATAGAATTTTGCATGTAATTTTAGCCATCGAATCTGCTCGACCAAATTGTATGCTAGCGGTGCAGGCATTGTGCTCATTAAATTTCACTTTGGCTGAAGCCAAGTCAATTATCAAACATTGTTCCAAGTGCAGTAAACTCTACCTG GCAATCACATCGCACAAGATACTTTCAAGATGTCAAAAAGTAAGAAATGCTTTTGAGTTGTATCTGGTTCAGATTCAAAATGCGGTTCCGATACCATTGGCTGGCAAG ATATCTGCAATACTACATGACCTTCGGGGTACAGAATTTTCCCTGGAATTTGCCGAAGACGAGGCTAGAAAAGTACTACTTTCACTGCTTGAGAAGAATTTTCCTGATTCAGCATCTGTACAAAAGGAAGAACTTGAAGCTATTCAAATTGCAACTTCTAGATTGGAGATCAAATCCCCGTTTTCTCTCTTAGTAGAGAAAGCAACTCTTAAGAAGCAACTTGAAGAAGTCAGTGAAGAAAACCTAAAGCAGAAGGAGCTTCTACAATACCTTTTGTATCTCTTGGTCAAACATGGGAAATCCAATTGTCAGTTTCAAAATGGAAGCCACTCCCCGAAACATGAATGTCATGACCAATCCTTAGAGCATGAGTTGGTTGTGGATGAATCAAGTCAATGA
- the LOC100796783 gene encoding uncharacterized protein isoform X3, with protein MSSNNATDLEIPIPSCCKVKTQVHRSICLELHRLIDRILHVILAIESARPNCMLAVQALCSLNFTLAEAKSIIKHCSKCSKLYLAITSHKILSRCQKVRNAFELYLVQIQNAVPIPLAGKISAILHDLRGTEFSLEFAEDEARKVLLSLLEKNFPDSASVQKEELEAIQIATSRLEIKSPFSLLVEKATLKKQLEEVSEENLKQKELLQYLLYLLVKHGKSNCQFQNGSHSPKHECHDQSLEHELVVDESSQ; from the exons ATGTCTAGTAACAATGCAACAGATTTGGAGATTCCAATTCCAAGCTGCTGTAAAGTTAAG ACGCAGGTACATCGTTCAATATGCTTGGAGCTTCATAGACTCATTGATAGAATTTTGCATGTAATTTTAGCCATCGAATCTGCTCGACCAAATTGTATGCTAGCGGTGCAGGCATTGTGCTCATTAAATTTCACTTTGGCTGAAGCCAAGTCAATTATCAAACATTGTTCCAAGTGCAGTAAACTCTACCTG GCAATCACATCGCACAAGATACTTTCAAGATGTCAAAAAGTAAGAAATGCTTTTGAGTTGTATCTGGTTCAGATTCAAAATGCGGTTCCGATACCATTGGCTGGCAAG ATATCTGCAATACTACATGACCTTCGGGGTACAGAATTTTCCCTGGAATTTGCCGAAGACGAGGCTAGAAAAGTACTACTTTCACTGCTTGAGAAGAATTTTCCTGATTCAGCATCTGTACAAAAGGAAGAACTTGAAGCTATTCAAATTGCAACTTCTAGATTGGAGATCAAATCCCCGTTTTCTCTCTTAGTAGAGAAAGCAACTCTTAAGAAGCAACTTGAAGAAGTCAGTGAAGAAAACCTAAAGCAGAAGGAGCTTCTACAATACCTTTTGTATCTCTTGGTCAAACATGGGAAATCCAATTGTCAGTTTCAAAATGGAAGCCACTCCCCGAAACATGAATGTCATGACCAATCCTTAGAGCATGAGTTGGTTGTGGATGAATCAAGTCAATGA
- the LOC100796783 gene encoding uncharacterized protein isoform X6, which produces MSSNNATDLEIPIPSCCKVKTQVHRSICLELHRLIDRILHVILAIESARPNCMLAVQALCSLNFTLAEAKSIIKHCSKCSKLYLISAILHDLRGTEFSLEFAEDEARKVLLSLLEKNFPDSASVQKEELEAIQIATSRLEIKSPFSLLVEKATLKKQLEEVSEENLKQKELLQYLLYLLVKHGKSNCQFQNGSHSPKHECHDQSLEHELVVDESSQ; this is translated from the exons ATGTCTAGTAACAATGCAACAGATTTGGAGATTCCAATTCCAAGCTGCTGTAAAGTTAAG ACGCAGGTACATCGTTCAATATGCTTGGAGCTTCATAGACTCATTGATAGAATTTTGCATGTAATTTTAGCCATCGAATCTGCTCGACCAAATTGTATGCTAGCGGTGCAGGCATTGTGCTCATTAAATTTCACTTTGGCTGAAGCCAAGTCAATTATCAAACATTGTTCCAAGTGCAGTAAACTCTACCTG ATATCTGCAATACTACATGACCTTCGGGGTACAGAATTTTCCCTGGAATTTGCCGAAGACGAGGCTAGAAAAGTACTACTTTCACTGCTTGAGAAGAATTTTCCTGATTCAGCATCTGTACAAAAGGAAGAACTTGAAGCTATTCAAATTGCAACTTCTAGATTGGAGATCAAATCCCCGTTTTCTCTCTTAGTAGAGAAAGCAACTCTTAAGAAGCAACTTGAAGAAGTCAGTGAAGAAAACCTAAAGCAGAAGGAGCTTCTACAATACCTTTTGTATCTCTTGGTCAAACATGGGAAATCCAATTGTCAGTTTCAAAATGGAAGCCACTCCCCGAAACATGAATGTCATGACCAATCCTTAGAGCATGAGTTGGTTGTGGATGAATCAAGTCAATGA
- the LOC100796783 gene encoding uncharacterized protein isoform X5, translated as MMHVHRSICLELHRLIDRILHVILAIESARPNCMLAVQALCSLNFTLAEAKSIIKHCSKCSKLYLAITSHKILSRCQKVRNAFELYLVQIQNAVPIPLAGKISAILHDLRGTEFSLEFAEDEARKVLLSLLEKNFPDSASVQKEELEAIQIATSRLEIKSPFSLLVEKATLKKQLEEVSEENLKQKELLQYLLYLLVKHGKSNCQFQNGSHSPKHECHDQSLEHELVVDESSQ; from the exons ATGATGCAT GTACATCGTTCAATATGCTTGGAGCTTCATAGACTCATTGATAGAATTTTGCATGTAATTTTAGCCATCGAATCTGCTCGACCAAATTGTATGCTAGCGGTGCAGGCATTGTGCTCATTAAATTTCACTTTGGCTGAAGCCAAGTCAATTATCAAACATTGTTCCAAGTGCAGTAAACTCTACCTG GCAATCACATCGCACAAGATACTTTCAAGATGTCAAAAAGTAAGAAATGCTTTTGAGTTGTATCTGGTTCAGATTCAAAATGCGGTTCCGATACCATTGGCTGGCAAG ATATCTGCAATACTACATGACCTTCGGGGTACAGAATTTTCCCTGGAATTTGCCGAAGACGAGGCTAGAAAAGTACTACTTTCACTGCTTGAGAAGAATTTTCCTGATTCAGCATCTGTACAAAAGGAAGAACTTGAAGCTATTCAAATTGCAACTTCTAGATTGGAGATCAAATCCCCGTTTTCTCTCTTAGTAGAGAAAGCAACTCTTAAGAAGCAACTTGAAGAAGTCAGTGAAGAAAACCTAAAGCAGAAGGAGCTTCTACAATACCTTTTGTATCTCTTGGTCAAACATGGGAAATCCAATTGTCAGTTTCAAAATGGAAGCCACTCCCCGAAACATGAATGTCATGACCAATCCTTAGAGCATGAGTTGGTTGTGGATGAATCAAGTCAATGA